The Flavobacterium faecale genome has a segment encoding these proteins:
- a CDS encoding TIGR00730 family Rossman fold protein, with the protein MRLEDFDNDEDKVIQDSLKQKTWNEIRTNDSWAIFKIMAEFVNGYETMGRIGPSVTIFGSARTKPDEPYYRLAEDIAYKIGKAGYGVITGGGPGIMEAGNKGAHLSGSPSVGLNIVLPFEQHFNPYIDADKNLNFDYFFVRKVMFVKYSQGFVVMPGGFGTMDELFEALTLIQTKKIAKFPIILVGTTFWSGLVEWIKTVLIERDKTVSPQDLNIITIVDTAEEVVHVLDTFYKKYNLKPNF; encoded by the coding sequence ATGAGACTCGAAGATTTTGATAATGATGAAGATAAAGTAATCCAAGATAGTTTAAAACAAAAAACATGGAATGAGATTCGTACCAATGATAGTTGGGCGATTTTTAAGATCATGGCCGAATTTGTAAACGGTTACGAAACTATGGGCCGCATTGGTCCATCAGTGACAATATTTGGTTCTGCTCGTACAAAACCAGATGAACCTTACTACAGACTAGCCGAAGATATTGCATATAAAATTGGTAAAGCCGGTTACGGTGTAATCACTGGCGGAGGTCCTGGTATTATGGAGGCAGGAAACAAAGGTGCACACTTGTCTGGCTCTCCTTCTGTTGGACTGAATATTGTTTTACCATTCGAACAACACTTTAATCCTTACATTGATGCTGACAAAAATTTAAATTTTGATTACTTCTTTGTTCGAAAAGTAATGTTTGTAAAATACTCACAAGGTTTTGTAGTAATGCCTGGTGGTTTTGGAACTATGGATGAATTGTTTGAGGCTTTGACTTTAATACAAACCAAGAAAATTGCAAAATTCCCAATCATTTTAGTAGGTACCACTTTTTGGTCAGGACTTGTAGAATGGATTAAAACGGTTTTGATCGAAAGAGATAAAACAGTAAGCCCGCAAGATTTGAATATCATCACAATCGTAGATACGGCTGAGGAAGTTGTTCACGTTTTAGATACTTTTTACAAGAAATACAATCTTAAACCTAATTTTTAA
- a CDS encoding M1 family metallopeptidase gives MKYLLLFVSCFALGQQIQNVDFVRCTAKLQLNTVEKSVYGQVQYDFKVLQPTDTIKLDAQKTVFSQVAINGKSLPFIQTDKELKIIGPFRKGKYKLTFDYKAYPKQTLYFVGDFQAGTASQIPSQIWTQGQGRYTSNWFPSFDDVNEKVIFNLEIAFENGYEVASNGILKSKKVSGQETIWRYEMKKPMSSYLLMLGIGKYDIYHGKSASGIPLEHYLEKPDASTYETTYRDSKEIFDFLEHKIGLKYPWKVYRQIPVRDFLYAGMENTSSTIFSSRYVVDSIGFADRSYTNVNAHELAHQWFGDLVTATSGKHHWLQEGFATYYALLAERKLYGDDYFYGKMYEMAQQIKYASRTDTIPILNEKASSLSFYQKGAWALFVLKEEMGSANFEKAVKRYLKKYKYKTVDTQDFFNEVRKVSKYDLVNYSKVWLEDYKFNTQQANELLLKNPMMQLLFSVESKKNEPLSSKQEFFKNILASNASIVVKKAILNQLKNEKWDDKKALLSVALESDDIEIRQQIAASTSKIPLDYQEQFETLLDDKSYQTQEIALLQLWRNFPEKRFDYLNKSQKWIGFNDYNLRTLWLSLALSTAGYSEDKAPLIEELIQYASPQYEAITRQNALEKLIGFKIINDQVLLYLVKSTTHHMWQFVKYGRDTIRKMLKEPGMKASFEQILPNLNEAERFQLQRLLDEL, from the coding sequence ATGAAATACCTTTTGTTGTTTGTTTCTTGTTTTGCTTTAGGTCAACAAATTCAAAACGTAGATTTTGTGCGTTGTACCGCAAAATTACAACTGAATACCGTTGAAAAGTCCGTTTATGGACAAGTACAATATGACTTTAAAGTACTTCAGCCAACAGACACCATCAAATTGGATGCACAAAAAACAGTTTTTAGTCAAGTCGCTATAAACGGTAAATCCTTACCATTTATTCAGACGGACAAAGAACTGAAAATTATAGGACCTTTTCGAAAAGGAAAATACAAGCTAACTTTCGATTATAAAGCCTATCCCAAGCAAACTTTGTATTTTGTAGGTGACTTTCAAGCAGGAACCGCTAGCCAAATTCCGTCACAAATTTGGACACAAGGGCAGGGACGATATACAAGTAATTGGTTTCCTAGTTTTGATGATGTCAACGAAAAAGTAATTTTTAATCTCGAAATAGCTTTCGAAAATGGTTATGAAGTAGCTTCAAACGGAATTTTGAAAAGTAAAAAAGTATCCGGTCAAGAAACCATTTGGCGATATGAAATGAAAAAGCCAATGAGTTCGTACTTATTGATGCTCGGAATAGGGAAGTATGATATCTACCATGGTAAATCAGCAAGCGGAATCCCGCTAGAGCACTATCTTGAAAAACCCGACGCCTCCACGTATGAAACCACTTATCGTGACTCAAAAGAAATTTTCGATTTTCTCGAACATAAGATAGGTTTGAAATATCCTTGGAAAGTATATCGTCAAATTCCGGTGCGTGACTTTTTGTATGCGGGAATGGAAAACACCTCTTCTACAATTTTTTCTAGTCGCTATGTTGTAGATTCCATAGGATTTGCAGATCGTTCGTATACCAATGTTAATGCGCACGAGCTAGCGCACCAATGGTTTGGTGATTTGGTCACCGCTACATCAGGGAAACACCATTGGCTGCAAGAAGGTTTTGCAACATATTATGCACTTTTGGCCGAACGAAAATTGTATGGTGACGACTATTTTTATGGTAAAATGTATGAAATGGCACAACAAATAAAATATGCCTCTCGTACTGACACGATTCCGATTCTAAACGAAAAAGCTAGTTCTTTAAGTTTTTATCAAAAGGGAGCGTGGGCGTTATTTGTTTTAAAAGAAGAAATGGGTTCAGCAAATTTTGAAAAGGCAGTAAAAAGATATCTGAAAAAGTATAAATATAAGACAGTTGATACTCAAGATTTTTTTAATGAAGTTAGAAAAGTATCCAAATATGATTTAGTAAATTATAGTAAAGTATGGCTTGAAGATTATAAGTTCAATACACAACAAGCCAATGAATTGCTGTTAAAAAATCCTATGATGCAGTTGTTGTTTAGTGTCGAAAGTAAAAAAAATGAACCGCTGTCTAGTAAGCAAGAATTTTTTAAAAATATTCTAGCATCGAATGCTTCGATTGTGGTTAAAAAAGCCATTCTTAATCAACTTAAAAATGAAAAATGGGATGACAAAAAAGCACTTTTATCAGTGGCTTTAGAAAGTGATGATATTGAAATTCGACAACAAATTGCTGCTTCAACCTCAAAAATACCTCTTGATTATCAGGAACAATTTGAGACCTTATTGGATGATAAGTCCTATCAAACCCAAGAAATCGCTTTGCTCCAACTCTGGCGAAATTTTCCAGAAAAACGTTTTGACTACTTAAACAAGTCACAAAAATGGATAGGATTTAATGACTATAATTTACGAACACTTTGGTTGTCATTAGCCTTGTCAACTGCCGGTTATAGCGAAGATAAAGCACCATTAATTGAGGAATTAATTCAGTATGCAAGCCCACAATACGAGGCAATTACAAGACAAAACGCCTTAGAAAAATTGATTGGGTTCAAGATAATCAACGATCAGGTTTTGCTTTACTTGGTAAAATCAACGACCCATCATATGTGGCAGTTTGTAAAGTATGGTAGAGATACAATTCGAAAAATGCTCAAAGAACCTGGCATGAAAGCCTCCTTTGAGCAAATTTTACCAAATCTTAATGAAGCAGAGCGTTTTCAGCTCCAGCGTTTGTTGGACGAGCTGTAA
- a CDS encoding tetratricopeptide repeat protein, with amino-acid sequence MKTIHHILAITAATLLLVSCNDTKKQITNPNDYKSFLEIKGNKEMDFALEEIKFWEAKYQADTIQKSYLGIIAAKYSNLFQYTGDIKDLYKADELLSKSNKASDYTKVGTLRSLARNYIAQHRFKEALKLANKAFAIGEGRAESQKLLFDVQMELGNYDIALANLEAIKDMNDYDYLIRLAKWNDHKGDLDTAITFMEKARTIAEKEDNKTLKIWSYSNLGDFYGHAGRVQDSYDSYLKTLELDPNYSYALKGIAWIVFSHERNTTEAKRIIETIEKHHNTPDFLLLKSQITAFAGNKQEAKSYEMDYFDMLAKNNYGAMYNKYNTLVYADDKTTAIKALEIARIEVDHRPTPDSYDLLAWSYLNNGDPEKALSIATDKVAGKSFEPHIQYHLAMIYKANNQMKKVPSIKKELEGSIYELGPEFEAKIQKL; translated from the coding sequence ATGAAAACAATCCACCACATACTAGCAATTACAGCAGCCACATTGTTGCTTGTATCTTGCAACGATACTAAAAAACAAATTACAAATCCTAATGATTATAAGTCCTTTCTAGAAATTAAAGGGAACAAAGAAATGGATTTTGCACTTGAAGAAATTAAATTTTGGGAAGCTAAATACCAAGCAGATACCATTCAAAAATCATATTTAGGCATTATTGCTGCCAAATATTCTAACTTATTTCAATACACCGGCGACATTAAAGATTTGTACAAAGCCGATGAATTATTATCGAAATCAAACAAAGCTAGCGATTATACCAAAGTAGGTACACTACGTTCTCTGGCTCGAAATTATATTGCTCAACACCGTTTTAAAGAAGCACTGAAGCTTGCAAATAAAGCTTTTGCCATTGGTGAAGGGCGCGCTGAATCTCAGAAATTGTTATTTGATGTTCAAATGGAATTGGGTAACTACGACATTGCTTTGGCAAATTTGGAAGCTATAAAAGACATGAATGATTATGATTATCTCATTCGATTAGCAAAATGGAACGATCACAAAGGAGATCTTGACACTGCGATTACCTTTATGGAAAAAGCGAGAACCATAGCCGAAAAAGAAGATAATAAAACATTAAAAATTTGGTCGTATTCTAATCTAGGCGACTTTTACGGTCATGCAGGAAGGGTACAAGATTCGTACGATAGTTATTTAAAAACATTGGAATTAGACCCTAACTATTCGTATGCATTAAAAGGGATCGCTTGGATTGTTTTTTCGCACGAGAGAAATACCACTGAAGCGAAAAGAATTATCGAAACGATCGAAAAACACCATAATACACCAGACTTTTTATTATTAAAATCTCAAATTACTGCATTTGCTGGCAACAAACAAGAAGCAAAAAGCTATGAAATGGACTATTTTGATATGTTGGCGAAAAATAATTATGGCGCTATGTATAACAAATACAACACATTAGTATACGCTGATGATAAAACAACTGCAATCAAAGCGCTCGAAATAGCAAGAATTGAAGTAGATCATCGTCCAACTCCCGATTCTTATGATTTGCTTGCTTGGTCGTACTTAAACAATGGTGATCCAGAAAAAGCACTTTCTATTGCTACAGATAAAGTCGCAGGAAAATCATTTGAACCGCATATTCAATATCACTTGGCAATGATTTATAAAGCCAATAATCAGATGAAAAAGGTGCCTTCGATCAAGAAAGAATTAGAAGGAAGTATCTATGAATTAGGACCAGAATTTGAAGCTAAAATACAAAAATTGTAA
- a CDS encoding thiol-disulfide oxidoreductase DCC family protein: MINLSEHKKIILFDGLCNLCNTAVNFVIARDKADLFRFVALQSELGKEIIKYIGIDTTKMDSIILYEPQKAYYYKSQAALKIAVHLGGLFPLTAIFQLIPTFLSDWIYDYVAKNRYRWFGKKDSCMIPTPALSKKFLS, translated from the coding sequence ATGATAAATCTTTCTGAGCATAAAAAAATAATTCTATTTGACGGGCTGTGTAACTTGTGTAACACGGCCGTCAATTTTGTTATTGCTCGTGATAAGGCAGATCTTTTTCGGTTTGTGGCTCTACAATCTGAGTTGGGGAAAGAAATCATTAAATATATAGGTATAGACACTACCAAAATGGATAGTATTATTCTATACGAACCTCAAAAAGCCTATTATTACAAATCACAAGCTGCCTTAAAAATTGCGGTACATTTGGGCGGATTGTTTCCGCTGACTGCTATATTTCAATTAATCCCAACTTTTTTAAGTGACTGGATTTATGATTATGTAGCAAAAAACAGGTACCGTTGGTTTGGTAAAAAAGATAGCTGTATGATTCCGACTCCAGCACTTTCAAAAAAGTTTTTATCGTAA
- a CDS encoding DUF4331 family protein: MKKSKMILGMSLVAITGLTLVAADHIDAPSVTGNASDITDFYAFQGQDTNNMVFAVNTQGLLSPNATGAAAFNENVMIEVNIDNTGDNKEDLVIQAIKRGDKMYFFGPYAPSVTGKTSTIDISKASGSVAISKYGATAITSTENGMKFFAGPRDDPFFFDLGQYQDVLSGKATGFKTTGVDTFAGTNVLSIVVEVPKTKLGTAAKLNTWVETKKKQ, from the coding sequence ATGAAAAAGTCAAAAATGATTTTAGGAATGTCGCTAGTAGCGATTACGGGATTAACATTGGTTGCAGCTGATCACATCGATGCTCCATCTGTAACAGGAAACGCATCTGATATCACAGATTTTTATGCATTTCAAGGGCAAGACACCAACAACATGGTTTTTGCAGTTAATACTCAAGGACTTTTAAGTCCAAACGCGACTGGAGCGGCTGCATTTAATGAGAATGTAATGATCGAAGTAAATATCGACAATACAGGAGACAACAAAGAAGACTTGGTAATTCAAGCTATTAAAAGAGGTGACAAAATGTACTTTTTTGGACCTTACGCGCCATCTGTAACAGGAAAAACGAGTACAATTGATATCTCAAAAGCTTCTGGAAGCGTGGCTATATCTAAATATGGTGCTACAGCAATCACTTCTACAGAAAACGGAATGAAATTTTTTGCAGGACCAAGAGACGATCCATTTTTCTTTGATTTAGGTCAATACCAAGATGTTTTATCTGGAAAAGCTACAGGTTTCAAAACTACAGGAGTTGATACTTTTGCAGGTACAAATGTTTTATCTATTGTGGTTGAAGTGCCTAAAACTAAATTAGGAACGGCTGCAAAGTTAAATACTTGGGTTGAAACTAAGAAAAAACAATAA
- the ung gene encoding uracil-DNA glycosylase — MPFKLPSDWGKIFKDEMYKPYFLALEQDVKKEFQENQCFPPQDLIFAAFSHCSFSNLKVVIIGQDPYHGEGEANGLSFSVNDGVRIPPSLRNINRELCDDLDSIFLPTSGNLEHWAKQGVLLLNAGLTVQKDKPNSHKHLKWNLFTDAIIQKISDEKENVVFLLWGGFAHKKGAKIDRTKHLVLESGHPSPMSANQGKWFGNKHFSQTNSYLKSKGLQEIAWL; from the coding sequence ATGCCATTTAAATTACCATCCGACTGGGGGAAAATTTTTAAAGATGAAATGTACAAACCTTACTTTTTGGCCCTAGAACAAGATGTTAAAAAAGAGTTCCAAGAAAACCAATGTTTTCCGCCTCAGGATTTAATTTTTGCTGCTTTTTCACATTGTTCTTTTTCTAATTTGAAGGTGGTTATTATTGGTCAAGATCCATATCACGGAGAAGGAGAAGCCAATGGATTGAGTTTTTCTGTAAACGATGGTGTTCGTATTCCGCCCTCTTTACGAAACATCAATCGTGAATTGTGTGATGATTTAGATTCCATTTTTTTACCCACTTCAGGCAATTTGGAGCATTGGGCAAAGCAAGGAGTGTTGCTACTTAATGCTGGATTAACCGTGCAAAAAGACAAGCCGAACAGCCACAAACACTTGAAGTGGAATCTTTTTACCGATGCTATTATTCAGAAAATTTCAGACGAAAAAGAAAATGTTGTCTTTTTACTCTGGGGCGGCTTTGCACACAAAAAAGGAGCTAAAATTGACCGCACAAAACATCTGGTTTTAGAATCGGGGCATCCATCACCCATGAGTGCTAACCAAGGTAAATGGTTTGGAAATAAACATTTTAGCCAAACCAACTCTTATTTAAAATCAAAAGGGCTTCAAGAAATAGCTTGGTTGTAG
- a CDS encoding TonB-dependent receptor — MKTLYILVFSFLSLTVSAQKSTGKVVDETGNPIENAYLFNNETDAHAHTNQFGVFVIEKTAIGQNLTVTAFGFKKVNYSISSNETIMVMQDAIFKLNEIIIEPKLSAMNAISKIDLSTAPVNSSQEILRKVPGLFIGQHAGGGKAEQIFLRGFDIDHGTDLAISVDGIPVNMVSHAHGQGYADLHFVIPETVEKIDFGKGSYYADKGDFATAGYVAFQTKEKLDKSLISLEVGQFNTQRLVGMFNLLGNQKKQSAYIATEYILTDGPFDSPQNFNRVNLLGKYTTLIDENSKFTLTASRFSSRWDASGQVPQRLIDQGLISRFGAVDNTEGGNTARTNINAALVKSIDENIFVKANVYYSKYDFELYSNFTFFLDDPINGDQIKQKENRSIYGLNSELNKKLKFSDWNVLLQVGAGFRADATVDTELSHTKGRTTLINPVKLGDIEEVNGFNYWNAEFRHGKWLINPAVRFDYFKFNYQDKLAATYATQSDSKFKVSPKLNFIYSENNSLQFFFKTGFGFHSNDARVVVENNGKEILPTSIGFDLGSIFKVTPKLLVNTALWALYLQQEFVYVGDAGIIEPSGRTKRMGADLGIRYQMTDYLFFNTDLTYTYARSIDEPSGQNYIPLAPDLTATGGLSFQKWNGFSGGIHYRHLKNRPANEDNSIVAKGYGIVDCNINYELQNVTFGLSVENLFNKEWNETQFATESRLQNETASVDEIHFTPGTPFYLKGKISYRF, encoded by the coding sequence ATGAAAACCCTTTATATACTTGTTTTTTCATTTTTGTCTTTGACTGTAAGTGCACAAAAAAGTACAGGAAAGGTAGTTGATGAAACAGGGAATCCCATTGAGAATGCTTATTTATTTAATAATGAGACCGATGCACATGCTCATACAAACCAATTTGGTGTTTTTGTAATCGAAAAAACTGCAATTGGACAAAATCTTACTGTTACCGCTTTTGGTTTCAAAAAAGTAAATTATAGTATCAGTTCTAATGAGACGATAATGGTCATGCAGGATGCTATTTTTAAATTGAACGAAATTATAATCGAGCCTAAGTTATCTGCCATGAATGCCATTTCAAAAATTGATTTGTCTACAGCGCCAGTGAACTCATCTCAAGAAATTTTGCGCAAAGTACCTGGTTTATTTATTGGACAGCATGCCGGTGGCGGAAAAGCAGAACAAATATTTTTGAGAGGATTTGATATTGATCACGGTACCGATTTGGCTATTTCTGTAGACGGAATTCCGGTAAACATGGTCTCACATGCACACGGACAAGGATATGCCGATTTGCATTTTGTGATTCCAGAAACGGTTGAAAAAATCGATTTTGGTAAAGGTTCGTATTATGCAGATAAAGGTGATTTTGCCACTGCAGGATATGTTGCTTTTCAAACTAAAGAGAAATTAGACAAAAGTTTAATTAGCCTTGAAGTAGGGCAGTTCAATACCCAACGGTTGGTTGGAATGTTCAATTTGTTAGGAAACCAAAAAAAGCAGTCGGCTTACATAGCTACAGAATATATTTTGACTGATGGCCCTTTTGATAGTCCTCAAAATTTCAATCGTGTAAACTTGCTAGGAAAATATACCACTTTGATAGATGAGAACAGCAAATTTACCTTAACAGCTTCACGTTTCTCTAGTCGCTGGGATGCTTCTGGCCAAGTGCCACAGCGTTTAATTGATCAAGGACTAATTTCGAGATTTGGTGCAGTTGATAATACAGAAGGAGGAAATACAGCTCGAACTAATATCAATGCTGCGTTGGTTAAATCAATTGATGAGAATATATTTGTGAAGGCAAATGTATATTATTCTAAATATGATTTTGAATTGTACTCCAATTTTACCTTTTTCTTGGATGATCCTATCAACGGTGACCAAATTAAACAGAAAGAAAATCGGTCGATTTACGGACTTAATTCTGAACTGAACAAAAAATTAAAATTCAGTGACTGGAATGTTTTATTGCAAGTGGGAGCAGGTTTTAGAGCTGATGCTACAGTAGACACAGAACTTTCGCATACAAAAGGCAGAACAACACTGATTAACCCAGTAAAATTGGGAGATATCGAAGAAGTAAATGGTTTCAATTACTGGAATGCTGAATTCAGACATGGAAAATGGCTTATCAATCCAGCGGTACGTTTTGATTATTTCAAATTTAATTACCAAGATAAATTAGCAGCGACCTACGCTACGCAATCAGATTCTAAATTTAAAGTTTCGCCAAAATTGAACTTTATTTATTCAGAGAATAATAGTTTACAATTCTTTTTCAAAACTGGATTTGGTTTTCATTCGAATGATGCAAGAGTGGTGGTAGAGAATAACGGAAAAGAAATTTTGCCTACCTCAATAGGATTCGATCTAGGCTCAATTTTCAAAGTTACGCCAAAGTTGCTAGTCAATACCGCTTTATGGGCTTTGTACCTACAACAGGAATTTGTATATGTGGGTGATGCAGGTATTATTGAGCCAAGTGGACGAACAAAAAGAATGGGTGCCGACTTAGGAATTCGTTACCAAATGACCGATTATTTGTTTTTTAATACCGATTTAACGTACACCTATGCTAGAAGTATTGATGAGCCATCGGGCCAAAATTATATTCCTCTAGCACCTGATCTTACTGCTACGGGTGGACTAAGTTTTCAAAAATGGAATGGCTTTTCTGGCGGAATACATTATAGGCATTTAAAAAACCGTCCTGCAAATGAAGATAATTCTATTGTAGCAAAAGGGTACGGTATTGTAGATTGCAACATTAACTACGAACTTCAAAACGTGACTTTTGGTCTATCAGTAGAAAATTTATTCAATAAAGAATGGAATGAAACTCAATTTGCAACCGAATCAAGATTGCAAAATGAAACTGCTAGTGTAGACGAAATTCATTTTACACCAGGAACACCTTTCTATTTAAAAGGAAAAATAAGTTATAGATTTTAG
- a CDS encoding DUF4331 family protein, with amino-acid sequence MSTIKNIKLMTLALVSAVGAVSCDKNDNNDNATAAVDFSGTYTQQDQMGRPAINTVFVASGQPKDDFNGTIPSEMGAKYRSVFKTRLLALNSGYTTNALTLNADAFTGVLATDVLGVSTTGKTTFFDGTNVLTGRALGDDVIDTELLLIFGGPNGTANAGLTKDNVNKNDKDFTAAFPYLATAW; translated from the coding sequence ATGAGTACTATAAAAAATATAAAATTGATGACACTTGCTCTAGTAAGTGCGGTAGGAGCAGTAAGCTGTGATAAAAATGACAACAATGATAACGCAACGGCAGCTGTAGATTTCTCAGGAACTTATACACAACAAGATCAAATGGGTAGACCAGCGATCAACACCGTTTTTGTAGCATCAGGACAACCAAAAGATGATTTTAATGGAACTATACCTTCAGAAATGGGCGCAAAATACCGATCAGTTTTCAAAACAAGACTTTTGGCTTTGAATAGTGGTTACACAACAAACGCTTTAACATTAAACGCAGATGCTTTTACAGGTGTTCTTGCAACAGATGTTTTGGGAGTTAGCACTACAGGTAAGACAACCTTTTTTGACGGAACCAATGTTTTAACTGGTAGAGCTTTAGGTGATGACGTTATTGATACCGAATTATTACTGATTTTTGGTGGACCTAATGGAACTGCTAATGCAGGTTTAACTAAGGACAATGTAAATAAAAATGATAAAGACTTTACTGCAGCTTTTCCATATTTGGCAACTGCTTGGTAA
- a CDS encoding endonuclease MutS2 produces MISITEKTLQDLQFPTVLETISDICNTDIGKQKALEITPFRDKETLMDALMQTSEYVSSFDNNNAIPNHGFDAITHEIKFLSIEDSFLEVGGFRKIANLSSTVNFLLNFLRKFDDYYPHINKRASEVELTKDIISQIDAVVDKYGEIKDNASPVLVDIRRNMNSVRGKVNQSFGIALTQYNGLGYLDDIKESFVQNRRVLAVLAMYRRKVRGTILGSSKTGSIAYVEPETTLRYSRELSNLEYEEGEEITRILKKLSNGVRPFIPLLKQYQEFLSDIDVIAAKAKYANRIRGILPTISENRRLYFRDAYHPILYLNNKQKKEITHPQTIELLQENRIIVISGPNAGGKTISLKTVGLLQLMLQSGMLIPVHERSETFLFDRILTDIGDNQSIENHLSTYSYRLKNMNYFLKKCNNKTMFLIDEFGTGSDPELGGALAEIFLEEFYHREAFGIITTHYSNLKILANELPFATNANMLFDEKTLEPMYKLVLGQAGSSFTFEVALKNGIPFSLINRAKKKIEVGKVRFDKTIATLQKERSKMEKTSQTLKEEETRAREEGKKMETINVKIKQKLESYQELYDSNQKTIYIGQKIEDIAEKYFNNKNKKDLLGEFLKIIEIENSKRKKATPKEAKAIVAKKKEVIKEVEVKVEEIRQEKKEKKLKPIVIKPTYTLKLGDRVRMIDGKAVGTLDVIEKNKATVNYGIFTSKVNLDELELVEAVKKK; encoded by the coding sequence ATGATATCGATCACCGAAAAAACATTACAAGATTTACAATTTCCAACAGTTCTAGAAACCATCTCGGATATTTGTAATACAGATATAGGAAAACAAAAAGCGCTAGAGATAACCCCTTTTAGAGACAAAGAAACATTGATGGATGCTTTGATGCAGACCTCAGAGTACGTTTCCTCTTTTGACAATAACAACGCCATACCCAATCATGGTTTTGATGCCATTACGCACGAAATCAAATTTTTGTCCATTGAAGATAGTTTCCTAGAAGTAGGTGGTTTTAGAAAAATAGCCAACCTCTCCTCTACCGTTAATTTTTTATTGAATTTTCTTCGAAAATTTGATGATTATTATCCGCATATCAACAAACGCGCTTCTGAGGTGGAGTTAACCAAAGACATTATCAGTCAAATAGACGCCGTAGTAGATAAATATGGCGAAATAAAAGACAATGCCTCACCCGTTTTAGTGGATATTCGTCGCAATATGAACTCGGTTCGCGGTAAGGTCAATCAAAGTTTTGGTATTGCTTTGACTCAATACAATGGTTTGGGGTATCTTGATGATATTAAAGAAAGTTTTGTGCAAAACCGTCGTGTATTGGCTGTTTTAGCAATGTACAGACGTAAAGTGCGCGGTACCATATTAGGAAGTTCGAAAACCGGAAGTATTGCGTATGTAGAGCCTGAAACTACCTTGCGTTACTCACGTGAATTGAGCAATTTGGAATACGAAGAAGGAGAAGAAATTACCCGAATCTTGAAGAAATTGTCTAATGGTGTACGTCCTTTTATTCCGTTATTGAAACAGTATCAAGAGTTTTTGAGTGATATTGATGTAATCGCTGCCAAGGCAAAATATGCGAATAGAATCAGAGGAATACTGCCGACTATCAGCGAAAACAGAAGACTTTATTTTAGAGATGCCTACCATCCTATTTTGTATTTGAACAACAAACAAAAAAAGGAAATTACGCATCCACAAACCATTGAACTGCTGCAAGAAAACCGAATCATCGTGATCTCGGGACCTAATGCAGGAGGGAAAACTATATCATTAAAAACGGTTGGACTGCTACAATTAATGTTGCAATCAGGAATGCTTATTCCGGTACACGAAAGGTCTGAAACGTTTCTTTTCGATCGAATACTTACCGATATTGGTGATAATCAATCTATTGAAAATCATCTAAGTACTTATAGCTACCGCTTGAAGAACATGAACTACTTTTTGAAGAAGTGTAATAATAAAACCATGTTCTTAATTGATGAATTTGGTACGGGTTCTGATCCTGAATTAGGAGGTGCTTTGGCAGAGATTTTCTTAGAAGAATTTTACCATCGTGAAGCCTTTGGAATTATTACTACCCACTACTCCAACTTGAAAATTTTGGCTAACGAATTGCCTTTCGCCACAAATGCCAACATGCTTTTTGACGAAAAAACCTTGGAACCAATGTATAAATTGGTACTCGGTCAAGCCGGAAGTTCCTTTACTTTTGAAGTAGCGTTAAAAAACGGAATTCCGTTTAGTCTTATCAATCGTGCCAAAAAGAAAATTGAGGTTGGAAAAGTACGTTTTGACAAAACCATTGCCACCTTGCAAAAGGAGCGTTCAAAAATGGAAAAAACTTCACAAACCTTAAAAGAAGAAGAAACTAGGGCGCGCGAAGAAGGTAAAAAGATGGAAACCATTAATGTCAAAATCAAGCAAAAACTAGAAAGCTATCAAGAATTATATGATAGCAATCAAAAAACGATTTACATTGGTCAAAAAATTGAAGACATTGCCGAAAAGTATTTCAATAACAAGAATAAAAAAGATCTTCTAGGTGAATTTTTGAAAATTATCGAAATAGAAAATTCGAAACGTAAAAAAGCAACCCCAAAGGAAGCCAAAGCCATTGTTGCCAAGAAAAAAGAAGTAATTAAAGAGGTGGAAGTCAAAGTCGAAGAAATTCGACAAGAGAAAAAAGAGAAAAAACTGAAACCAATTGTTATCAAACCAACTTACACCCTAAAATTGGGAGATCGTGTACGTATGATCGACGGTAAAGCAGTAGGTACACTTGATGTAATCGAGAAAAATAAAGCAACGGTGAATTACGGTATTTTTACGTCCAAGGTAAATTTGGATGAACTTGAACTCGTTGAAGCAGTTAAGAAAAAGTAA